Proteins from a single region of Deltaproteobacteria bacterium RIFCSPHIGHO2_02_FULL_44_16:
- a CDS encoding preprotein translocase subunit SecG: METLLLIVHFFLCFFLIGVILLQSGKGASIGASFGGGASQTLFGSRGPTTFLNKLTTIVAILFLATSVFLAQITKDKGSRSILDKVVLPEETRVIQPEEEKTTGETSSETTPATPKKSEEKPQ, translated from the coding sequence ATGGAAACACTTTTACTGATCGTTCATTTTTTTCTCTGCTTCTTCCTTATTGGAGTGATTCTGCTTCAATCCGGAAAAGGAGCCAGCATTGGAGCGAGTTTCGGGGGGGGCGCTTCTCAAACGCTTTTTGGCAGTAGAGGGCCGACCACCTTTCTCAATAAACTCACCACGATTGTGGCCATTCTCTTTCTTGCGACGTCTGTCTTTTTGGCTCAGATCACGAAAGATAAAGGATCTCGGTCAATACTTGACAAAGTCGTCCTTCCAGAGGAAACACGCGTCATTCAACCGGAAGAGGAAAAAACTACAGGAGAAACATCTTCAGAGACAACTCCAGCAACGCCTAAAAAATCAGAAGAAAAGCCTCAATAA
- a CDS encoding triose-phosphate isomerase, which yields MKKNPLIVGNWKMNYTVAESLSFVAAFLHEMKAFGDTEVIIAAPFTTLYSLGVALSETTLKIAGQNLFWEESGAYTGEVSGVFLKDVGCSYVIIGHSERRQFFGETNQTVHKKIQAALKADLLPLICVGETLEERERGETLHVIERQLKEAIVDIPLSKIATGAIAYEPVWAIGTGKNATPGQAQEVHAMIRDWFARKGDTRTAESLRLLYGGSVKSTNSRDLLAQKDIDGALVGGASLDAKQFADIIRSLP from the coding sequence ATGAAGAAAAACCCTCTCATTGTTGGTAATTGGAAAATGAATTACACCGTTGCGGAATCGCTCTCTTTTGTCGCTGCATTCCTGCATGAAATGAAAGCTTTCGGAGATACCGAAGTGATCATCGCCGCTCCCTTTACCACGCTCTATTCTTTAGGTGTCGCTCTTTCTGAAACAACCCTTAAGATCGCGGGACAAAATCTTTTTTGGGAAGAGAGCGGGGCTTACACAGGAGAGGTCTCGGGTGTTTTTTTAAAAGATGTTGGTTGTTCGTATGTCATCATCGGTCACTCTGAACGACGACAATTTTTTGGAGAAACCAATCAAACGGTTCATAAAAAAATTCAAGCTGCTCTGAAAGCCGACCTTCTTCCTCTCATTTGTGTGGGAGAGACGCTCGAAGAACGCGAACGGGGTGAGACACTGCACGTGATCGAACGTCAACTGAAAGAGGCCATCGTAGATATTCCTCTTTCGAAAATTGCAACAGGGGCAATTGCCTATGAACCGGTCTGGGCTATTGGAACCGGAAAAAATGCAACTCCAGGTCAGGCGCAGGAAGTGCATGCGATGATTCGAGATTGGTTCGCCCGCAAAGGTGATACTCGAACCGCAGAGAGTCTTCGTCTCTTATATGGAGGAAGTGTCAAGTCGACCAATAGTCGGGATCTTCTTGCTCAAAAGGATATTGACGGCGCCCTTGTTGGTGGGGCATCTCTTGACGCGAAACAGTTTGCGGATATTATTCGATCTCTTCCCTAA
- a CDS encoding phosphoglycerate kinase: protein MIKYIDEIPIHEKRVFIRVDFNVPVKNDVVTDDSRIQASLPTIRYALGQKARIVLASHRGRPKGKPNAEYSLKPVGQHLSELLGDVDVLLPESCVGQAAKKLIREMAPGQIVLLENLRFHPGEETNDPHFAAELAQQIEVYMNDAFGTAHRAHASTVGMVSLVPEKGAGFLMRREITYLTEMLKNPRRPFISLLGGAKVSDKLGVIENLFGKVDHFLIGGAMAYTFLKAKGYSTGTSLLDETKLHSAKRILERAATRQIPFLLPVDHVIAKECSENVIVSITEGVDIPEGMMALDIGPKTRALFLEALKGSKTIFWNGPMGVFEFDPFSQGTLRLAEGVAASGAISIVGGGDSIAAIKKSGVESRISHLSTGGGASLEFVEGKKLPGLGALEV from the coding sequence ATGATCAAATATATCGACGAAATTCCAATCCATGAAAAACGTGTTTTTATCCGTGTCGACTTTAACGTGCCAGTAAAAAACGATGTGGTGACCGATGATTCACGTATCCAAGCTTCCCTTCCCACGATTCGCTATGCTTTAGGACAGAAGGCTCGCATTGTCTTAGCCTCACATCGAGGGAGACCGAAGGGGAAACCAAACGCAGAGTATTCGCTCAAACCAGTGGGCCAACATCTTTCTGAATTGTTAGGCGACGTGGACGTTCTTCTCCCGGAATCGTGCGTCGGACAAGCTGCGAAAAAACTCATTCGCGAAATGGCTCCGGGACAAATCGTTCTTCTGGAAAATTTACGATTTCACCCTGGCGAAGAGACAAACGATCCCCACTTTGCAGCAGAACTCGCGCAGCAGATCGAGGTCTATATGAATGATGCCTTTGGCACAGCACACCGCGCTCATGCATCAACCGTCGGCATGGTTTCTCTCGTTCCAGAAAAAGGGGCAGGGTTTCTCATGCGACGTGAAATCACCTATCTCACGGAAATGTTGAAAAATCCTCGTCGACCTTTCATTTCTCTTTTAGGTGGCGCCAAAGTTTCGGATAAATTGGGAGTCATTGAAAATCTTTTTGGAAAAGTAGATCACTTTCTGATTGGTGGAGCTATGGCCTATACGTTTTTAAAAGCCAAGGGCTACTCCACCGGGACATCGCTGCTTGATGAAACAAAATTGCATTCGGCAAAGCGAATTTTAGAACGGGCTGCGACACGGCAAATTCCTTTTCTCTTGCCTGTGGATCATGTCATTGCAAAGGAGTGTTCTGAAAACGTGATTGTTTCGATTACCGAAGGCGTTGACATCCCAGAGGGAATGATGGCACTGGACATCGGCCCAAAAACGCGCGCTCTTTTTTTGGAAGCTCTCAAAGGTTCCAAAACCATTTTTTGGAATGGACCTATGGGCGTTTTTGAGTTCGACCCTTTCTCTCAAGGAACGCTTCGTTTAGCAGAAGGAGTGGCGGCATCTGGAGCCATTTCGATTGTAGGAGGTGGCGACTCTATCGCTGCCATCAAAAAAAGTGGTGTTGAATCGCGCATCAGTCATCTTTCAACAGGAGGAGGAGCAAGTCTGGAGTTTGTCGAAGGGAAAAAGCTTCCAGGACTTGGAGCGCTTGAAGTATGA